CAAATAAGACTTATTATCAAATTTGCAATTGCATCTTGAATTTGCATAAGCAATATTCACCCCTGTTACTGATTCCCAGGCTGAACTAAATCTTTGGTATGGGTACTTCAATATAACAGGCACCACAGGTGCTCTTGCCAAAAAGGCACCAGTCTTGAAAGAGATAAGGTAATCCCCATTTGTTGTTGTACCCTCTGTCATCGAGATGAACATGAAGCAAACAACTGTTACTAGTTGGGAATTCATAAGCATTAGAAATACAGAAGCTTAGGCTACTCTTGGATATCAGCTACAGAGATGCATAAGACCCATAACGTATTTGAGCACGGTATGCAACATTAACTAAATAATGTGATAAATGCATATAGTGGATCAAAAAAGATGATTAACCTGGAAAAAGCAGTATCTTTGGAGCATATTCATCCTGGTGAGCTTTACAAACTCTATCAGTCACAACACCTAAAAAAGTAACCAGTTATGCATTGTAATTTAAACCAATATTAAGTGCTAAAGAACAAGTTTGACATCCATAGTTTTCTACCTGAAACACCTTTAAAGTCCGATGATTTTGACTCCCGCTGAACGTAGACACAACCAAGGCATTTGCTGTAACAAACAAGTCAAAATATGATTCATCACTTCGACGCCACCCATTTTGTTTATACAAGGAATACAAGATGAAAAAATAGAGATAAGATGCACGTGGTAtgatataaaacaaaataaatatatttccaACAAAGCATATGCATGCACATAACAAACTTTTTGAAAGTAAAGATATGTATTCAGATGTAAATGGGTCACACTAGACAACAATATGTGAAGCAGAGTACAAAGGTtcactatatatatatcaagCTTGAAAGGCAAAAGGAAAACAACTAATCAGTTTGATATAAAACAAAAAGTCGATAATGACAACCAAATTGAAAAGGGATTTGCATCAAACCATGGGAGAGGTTTAGGAGGTTAAAATAAACTAACCTGATGAGACCAACCAAAGGAATGTTAGCCACTGACCTCTTCAGCAATAAAACACACCCAAGGATTCCAATTGACAAAACCAAAAAACCAGAAACATGTCAGTTAAACAGAAAAAAATTCGTTTATACACCACAATCAAAACCAAAAGAGTTGCTAAGTATAACAGACCTTAGCAACAAAGCTAGGAAAGGAAGAGGACATGTGATATAAAATATCCAGATATGAAATGTGATTCGATACAATTGCTCCAGGCCGTTGTTCTGGCTCATCGGGTTGAAGGGTTCCCTGTAGAGAAATCAAACACCCAAAAACATAAATTTCAGGAAAAAAAAAATGATCAAACAAGTACTTTATTTGTGTTAGTGTCCATGAAAGTTTGAGAATTTGCATAATTCAAGTCCCATAGATTCTCTTTAGAGCTACCAAATTGAAGCATGAAACAATGCAATCAGTGCTCAATAAGTAAACTTCCTTATGTAAATGCTCATTGGATTGATGGGTACCCTGTAGGGAAATTAAACACCCCAAAACAgaaatttcagaaaaaaagaaaacaactgGCGACCAAACAACTACCTTTCTATGTTAATGTTCATTTAAGTTTGGGAGGTGGCATAATTGAAGTTCCATAAGTTCTCTCTAAAGGTACCACATTGGACCATGAACAATGCAGATGCACTCAATACAGAAAGAGTAAAgttagaaaagaaaaagttggCAACTTGGGCATACCGCAGTCTTCGAGTTCTCTTGGGAATTTTTTGAACCATTATGAGTTTCGTTAATCCGATAAAATCCCACAAGAAAAAGCAACGTCTTCGACAGGAACCGACCGGAGGGGAGAATCACGGTTCGTCTCCACCCGCCCAAGTGCGCATAATCCTCTTGCCCTTCCCCATGATTAGGGACCGAGAACAACGTACAAATTCTACAAATCAAGTAATACACGACCAAAACAGTCATCACCAATATGATGCGTAAAGGGAGGAGCGTTACGAATGCTATTCCAAGCTGCAGCTTCTCCATCAATGGGAGCTCCCCACGTCCCATGGCACCGTACACGTCATTGCGAACATAGGCAGCACATTTCTTCTCGAGCTCGAGGACGTTGGAGACGGATGTGAGTAGTGGGCGGTCGTCTCTGGAGGAGGCATCGTCGTGTGTCGGGTCGGGTTGTGGGGTCTTAGATGGTTTAGTATTAAAGCCCCTGAGTTCGGACTCCATGTTGTAGTTGGTGGAGAAAAAGAACAACAGTTGTAGGATTTTTTATTCAAAGTGTTTGGATGCGGCAGCCGGCAGCCGTTCGATGGAATGCCGATGAGGCTATGACGTTGACCGTTTTATTTGATTCATTCCATTAATTAAGGTGGAGAGTACATGAGGTGATAGGAAAAGCAAAACCTGATCCACCCACGGATTtacactgatttgtttttattagttttaatagAAAGATTTTGGTGAAAGAGGGTGGATGCCATGTCATGTTGTTTTTCAAGGGTGGATGCATGCAGGTGGACTAAAGgtaatttaattacatttcagATAATTTTATTTCTAGTGAACATGAATGCTTTAAATATTAACTCAACTGACTCCATTGCCGATATCAATATACCATTTGTGGTGGATTTTTTAGTGTTATTTTCTTTTGTCGTCTTTTGGgaacaagaaaatcaaataatatcaaaattactcTTCGACATTCAGATTCTGATAATGCGTATAAATGCTTTAACCCCACTTTCATGTGCATTTTATATGTAATCATTCATCCCGACTTACATGTAAATTCATTAATCATTCATTCGGCTTATACCTAAAGTGCATGAAACTGAATATAAAGCATTTGCTTAGAAACAAAGATCACACATCCATTTAACAATAGAAACTAGTAAATTAATTTCATTCTGTGAGGTTTTTTCCCAAGCCTATAAAAAgcctaaaagaaaaataaaaacatttgtgTCAACCAGCAAAATAGCCGACAGTATCTACAAAGAATTGATTTTGATTCTAAAAACAACCCAACTTCCCTAACAATTCAACCAGGGAATCAAAGAATCAACTGACTGGGGAAAAAAAACAATTGCAGATGAAAATGTAACTCTTCCAACCTTTGGTTTAAGATATTCTGCAATATGTTCTTCTACATCTCACTGTGATAACCTGTAAGGACAACAGCTTTCCTCTTACTTTTCTTCTGTTTCAGCATACATTTTCACCGACATTCAATTTGTACTCTGTTAGACTTGGTCTAACACCGAGCCTTTCCACTTCCAAGCGTGAGCTCAAGATCATCCAATCTAACTTCATGAATCCTCTCTCCTTCCCATGGCTTCACCGGTCCACTCTCAAACTGAAAGTCCGAGCCATGCCCtttctctttgatcaaatcaTTGGGCAAACTTTGTGGAGCAATGGGCTTCACAAGATTAAAGGTTGGAGAAGTTGGCATTTGAGAAGTAGAAGGTGCAAACTTTTGAAAGCTTATCCATTGACAGGATTCGATTGTTGATGCATCAGACTCATCGCATTCAGGTATAGCAGCCGGGGCATGAAAATGACAGTGAGTGGGACTAGCTGGGGCAGAGACTGCATACAATGGGTAGTTAAAAGAGGCCATTGACTCTTTAGCAATGGCCTCCCAGTTGGGAATTGGCTTAGGATTTCTTGAGGTTGGTGATGAAAGCGGTGGTGTCACTGGGGCACTGTTTGAGATTCTGAGAGGCGGCAGAGATGAAGGAATGGCGCTTCTAAGGAACGGGAATAGACTAGACTGGTTACTAGCATCAAGCCTAGTGGGACTAGGGAAAGAAGAGGAGGAAGGACTGACTTGACAGGAAGGAATCGGGCTTGGAAATGCAGACGACAATGGACTTGGATTTTGGGATGAAAATGAGGTAATTTTAGCTGAACTGCCTAGTATATCAGTTGGAGCCCGTGGTGGCTTACATCCCTAAACAACAAGtgcaattaaaaaaacaaaaattatcaaCAGTACTTGCTTTTATGCAATTAAAAGGCAATTAATACCAGATAGATAATCAAGAAAAGTTGTTCAGTATTCATCACTGTTTCATTTCAGCTATCTAATGAAGTTCCAGTTCCAACACAGATGAATGAATGATTGTCTAATTAACAGGTGCTAGTTCAAGAACAATGACTTCCAATTATTACCCAATATTTAACGTTTCATTTCAGCAATTTGTAAACAAAGAAAACTGttcaatattcatcaatgttTCATTTCAGCAATTTAATGAAGTTCCAATTCCAATACAGATCAATGAATGATTGTGTAATTAACAGCTGCTAGTTCAAGAACAATAACTTTCATTTTTTACCCAATCTTTCAAGCAAGtaaacaaaaccaaaatcaaaatcaaacttaaattgAACAGATCAAAAAAAGACCCAGAGAGTAAAATCAGCCTAAAAACAAAATGAttgttgatccaagtaaaatagaacaaaatttgaatagatCTAGCATTAGGTAACAAGtgaaaaaaaagaggaagaaaagggTAAATTAGATACCTTTCGATAAGTGGTGCCATCTTCTTCAACAACCCAACCAGCCTC
The sequence above is drawn from the Gossypium hirsutum isolate 1008001.06 chromosome A05, Gossypium_hirsutum_v2.1, whole genome shotgun sequence genome and encodes:
- the LOC107957568 gene encoding lysophospholipid acyltransferase LPEAT1 isoform X1, with amino-acid sequence MESELRGFNTKPSKTPQPDPTHDDASSRDDRPLLTSVSNVLELEKKCAAYVRNDVYGAMGRGELPLMEKLQLGIAFVTLLPLRIILVMTVLVVYYLICRICTLFSVPNHGEGQEDYAHLGGWRRTVILPSGRFLSKTLLFLVGFYRINETHNGSKNSQENSKTAGTLQPDEPEQRPGAIVSNHISYLDILYHMSSSFPSFVAKRSVANIPLVGLISKCLGCVYVQRESKSSDFKGVSGVVTDRVCKAHQDEYAPKILLFPEGTTTNGDYLISFKTGAFLARAPVVPVILKYPYQRFSSAWESVTGVRHVVFLLCQFVNHVEVTWLPVYYPSQLEKDDPKLYANNVRRLMASEGNLILSDIGLAEKRIYLATLNGNNSMPSVLRQKDD
- the LOC107957568 gene encoding lysophospholipid acyltransferase LPEAT1 isoform X2 is translated as MESELRGFNTKPSKTPQPDPTHDDASSRDDRPLLTSVSNVLELEKKCAAYVRNDVYGAMGRGELPLMEKLQLGIAFVTLLPLRIILVMTVLVVYYLICRICTLFSVPNHGEGQEDYAHLGGWRRTVILPSGRFLSKTLLFLVGFYRINETHNGSKNSQENSKTAGTLQPDEPEQRPGAIVSNHISYLDILYHMSSSFPSFVAKRSVANIPLVGLISKCLGCVYVQRESKSSDFKGVSGVVTDRVCKAHQDEYAPKILLFPEGTTTNGDYLISFKTGAFLARAPVVPVILKYPYQRFSSAWESVTGVRHVVFLLCQFVNHVEVTWLPVYYPSQLEKDDPKLYANNVRRLMASEGNLILSDIGLAEKRIYLATLNETNQRDGFTFLI
- the LOC107957568 gene encoding lysophospholipid acyltransferase LPEAT1 isoform X5, giving the protein MESELRGFNTKPSKTPQPDPTHDDASSRDDRPLLTSVSNVLELEKKCAAYVRNDVYGAMGRGELPLMEKLQLGIAFVTLLPLRIILVMTVLVVYYLICRICTLFSVPNHGEGQEDYAHLGGWRRTVILPSGRFLSKTLLFLVGFYRINETHNGSKNSQENSKTAGTLQPDEPEQRPGAIVSNHISYLDILYHMSSSFPSFVAKRSVANIPLVGLISKCLGCVYVQRESKSSDFKGVSGVVTDRVCKAHQDEYAPKILLFPEGTTTNGDYLISFKTGAFLARAPVVPVILKYPYQRFSSAWESVTGGNLILSDIGLAEKRIYLATLNETNQRDGFTFLI
- the LOC107957568 gene encoding lysophospholipid acyltransferase LPEAT1 isoform X4, coding for MESELRGFNTKPSKTPQPDPTHDDASSRDDRPLLTSVSNVLELEKKCAAYVRNDVYGAMGRGELPLMEKLQLGIAFVTLLPLRIILVMTVLVVYYLICRICTLFSVPNHGEGQEDYAHLGGWRRTVILPSGRFLSKTLLFLVGFYRINETHNGSKNSQENSKTAGTLQPDEPEQRPGAIVSNHISYLDILYHMSSSFPSFVAKRSVANIPLVGLISKCLGCVYVQRESKSSDFKGVSGVVTDRVCKAHQDEYAPKILLFPEGTTTNGDYLISFKTGAFLARAPVVPVILKYPYQRFSSAWESVTGGNLILSDIGLAEKRIYLATLNGNNSMPSVLRQKDD
- the LOC107957568 gene encoding lysophospholipid acyltransferase LPEAT1 isoform X3, which codes for MESELRGFNTKPSKTPQPDPTHDDASSRDDRPLLTSVSNVLELEKKCAAYVRNDVYGAMGRGELPLMEKLQLGIAFVTLLPLRIILVMTVLVVYYLICRICTLFSVPNHGEGQEDYAHLGGWRRTVILPSGRFLSKTLLFLVGFYRINETHNGSKNSQENSKTAGTLQPDEPEQRPGAIVSNHISYLDILYHMSSSFPSFVAKRSVANIPLVGLISKCLGCVYVQRESKSSDFKGVSGVVTDRVCKAHQDEYAPKILLFPEGTTTNGDYLISFKTGAFLARAPVVPVILKYPYQRFSSAWESVTGVRHVVFLLCQFVNHVEVTWLPVYYPSQLEKDDPKLYANNVRRLMASEGNLILSDIGLAEKRIYLATLNGLFCKS
- the LOC107957567 gene encoding protein BRASSINAZOLE-RESISTANT 1 — protein: MTSDGATSMRAAPRRKPSLKERENNRRRERRRRAIAAKIYTGLRALGNYNLPKHCDNNEVLKALCAEAGWVVEEDGTTYRKGCKPPRAPTDILGSSAKITSFSSQNPSPLSSAFPSPIPSCQVSPSSSSFPSPTRLDASNQSSLFPFLRSAIPSSLPPLRISNSAPVTPPLSSPTSRNPKPIPNWEAIAKESMASFNYPLYAVSAPASPTHCHFHAPAAIPECDESDASTIESCQWISFQKFAPSTSQMPTSPTFNLVKPIAPQSLPNDLIKEKGHGSDFQFESGPVKPWEGERIHEVRLDDLELTLGSGKARC